The nucleotide sequence CCCGGCGGCCACGCGGCGCGCCTTCTTCACCGACTCGCGGGCCAGCGCCTCCAGCCAGTCCTGCCGGGCCTCCGGCTCGTGCGTGTAGCCCCACTTGAGCTCGCGCAGCGTCGCCTGCTTCATGCCGGACAGCGCGGCGAGCACGTCCCCCACCCGCCCCATGTCCACCAGGCGGATGCGCACCGTGTAGAGGGCGGACGAGGAGCGCGTGAGCAGCCCCTCCTGGGTCTCCGCCTGTACCGACTGGAGGGTGAAGGCCGAGGCCTGCACGCCCAGGTCCTCCATGAGGCGCACCAGCGCGGCCACCTCCTTCGCGTTGGCGAAGGCCGCGTTGCCGGTGAAGAACGAGGACGCCTTCACATCCACCACCGCGTCCACGTGGTCCGCCTCCAGCTCGTGCTCGGCGGACAGCTCCACGACGATGATTCCCGACTCGGTTGCGGCTCGCTCCGGCATGCGACTCCCTGGGAGTGACTGGAACGGCGAGTATAGGCCCACGACTCAGGCCAGGGGGCGTGCCTATGCTCGCGCCACGACCATGCGACGCATCCCGTCCCGGCTGTGGCTGTTGTGCGCGCTGTACTTCGTGCAGGGGCTGCCTTTCGGCTTCCAGGTGACGGCGCTGCCCGTCTACCTGCGCACGCGCGGCGTGTCTCTGGCAGCGCTGGGGTTCGCGGGCGCGCTGTCGCTGCCATGGATGCTCAAGGCGCTGTGGGCCCCGCTGGTGGACCGCTACGGCTCCGAGCGCGTGGGGCGCAGGCGTTCGTGGATTCTCCCCATGCAGGCGGGCCTGGCGCTCGCGTGCGCGGGGGCGGCCTTCGCGGCGGGTCGGGAATCGCTGCCGCTGCTGTTGGGCCTCATCTTCGTGATGAACCTCTTCGCCGCGACGCAGGACATCGCGGTGGACGGCTTCGCGGTGGACCTGCTGCGTCCAGAGGAGCTGGGCCTGGGCAACACCGCGCAGGTGGTGGGCTACAAGCTGGGCATGCTCACCGGCGGCGGCCTGCTGGTGTGGGCCAGCGCGAGCATCGGGTGGTCCGGGCTGTTCCTCGTCATGTCGGCGCTGTGCCTGACCGTCTTCACCATCGTCCTCTTCGTGCGCGAGCCGCCCCCGCGCGAAGCCGAAGGCCCCGAGTCCGCGAAGCTGGACTGGCCCGCGCTCTGGGCACGCATCAAGTCCGCGCTCACCGTGCCGGGCACCGGGTGGCTGCTGCTCTTCATCGGCACGTACAAGCTGGGCGAGACGATGTCCGACGTCCTCTACAAGCCCTTCCTCGTGGACGCGGGCTTCACGCCGGCGCGCATCGGCCTGTGGGTGGGCACGTGGGGCACCGCCGCGTCGCTCCTGGGGTCCACGTGCGGGGGGCTCCTCGCCGCGCGCCTGCCGCTGCTGCGCGCGGTGGCCCTCACTGGAACGCTGCGCCTGTTGCCGCTCGCGGGGCGGTGGCTGCTCACGCAGGCGGGCGTCAGCGACGCGGGCGTGCTGGGCGTCACGCTCACCGAGGAGTTCTTCGGCGGTGCGCTCACC is from Corallococcus exiguus and encodes:
- a CDS encoding SIMPL domain-containing protein (The SIMPL domain is named for its presence in mouse protein SIMPL (signalling molecule that associates with mouse pelle-like kinase). Bacterial member BP26, from Brucella, was shown to assemble into a channel-like structure, while YggE from E. coli has been associated with resistance to oxidative stress.), which produces MPERAATESGIIVVELSAEHELEADHVDAVVDVKASSFFTGNAAFANAKEVAALVRLMEDLGVQASAFTLQSVQAETQEGLLTRSSSALYTVRIRLVDMGRVGDVLAALSGMKQATLRELKWGYTHEPEARQDWLEALARESVKKARRVAAGLGVTVAGLHRFSERTWESRAFGNHGGAYGGGNEDVMPMAPSGSYSVKRTASLGFPVSHRKKVHVMATAEFQTHPAPES
- a CDS encoding MFS transporter translates to MRRIPSRLWLLCALYFVQGLPFGFQVTALPVYLRTRGVSLAALGFAGALSLPWMLKALWAPLVDRYGSERVGRRRSWILPMQAGLALACAGAAFAAGRESLPLLLGLIFVMNLFAATQDIAVDGFAVDLLRPEELGLGNTAQVVGYKLGMLTGGGLLVWASASIGWSGLFLVMSALCLTVFTIVLFVREPPPREAEGPESAKLDWPALWARIKSALTVPGTGWLLLFIGTYKLGETMSDVLYKPFLVDAGFTPARIGLWVGTWGTAASLLGSTCGGLLAARLPLLRAVALTGTLRLLPLAGRWLLTQAGVSDAGVLGVTLTEEFFGGALTTVMFAFMMSRTDRRIGATHYTLLASVEVAGKAPAGPLAGLLADPKFGNLGYGNMFLLGVALSAAFLALLAPLRRNVPTPAAPQPAS